The following coding sequences lie in one Thalassoglobus polymorphus genomic window:
- a CDS encoding flotillin family protein produces MPWEIFVPIAFACGFIFVGFLFAMSRFYRKVGPEEALVKTGWGGMRVVSGGGMWVIPIAHRVEHMDLSVKRIEISRRDVSGLICKDNVRADIEVAFFVRVNNTSQDILQVAQALGCKRASEKAALVELFDAKFSEALKTVGKHFDFVDLYTERDQFKEEILKHIGTDLNGYILDDCAIDFLEQTPIEHLSEMNILDAEGIKKITNLTAQEHIQSNEILREKEKTIKKQDVDAQEAILELEKQRVEAVEKQKREIAEISAREHAEAAKVQEEQRLRADSARIATEEELQVAEENKLRQIVVAQKNKERTEAVEIERVEKDRLLEVTERERIVGLAEIEKEKAIEIEKRNIQDVIRERVAVERSVVEEQQRIFDTEEFATADRSKKVAITNAERDAEEALVKEIKAAEAQKQAAGFEAEKVVIEAEASRSAAEKETAAKKMLAEARQAEVAAEGLAEAQVMSVRAEAIEKEGSAEANVIEKKIVAEAKGQKAKAEALEKEGMAEATVIEQKYYADAKGIEQKAEAMKLFDGVGREHEEFKLRLNKDKDIEIAAINAQTEIAREQSEIVGAALGNARIDIVGGETEFFDKIVGSIQAGKAVDRYVNNSEVVTDVKNTFFVGDADGDFKENLLKFTSQFGISFEDVKDLSVSAVLGKMLLESDDEKTTSGLKKLQKYFKNAGLMDKKVATLGLGVLASEEGNA; encoded by the coding sequence ATGCCTTGGGAAATTTTCGTACCGATAGCTTTTGCCTGCGGTTTCATCTTCGTCGGCTTTCTCTTTGCGATGTCACGCTTCTACCGCAAGGTGGGACCAGAAGAGGCATTGGTCAAAACGGGTTGGGGCGGCATGAGGGTCGTCTCGGGTGGCGGGATGTGGGTGATTCCCATCGCACACCGTGTCGAACACATGGATCTTTCGGTCAAACGAATCGAAATTTCACGACGTGATGTCTCCGGATTGATTTGCAAAGATAACGTCCGAGCAGATATCGAAGTCGCCTTCTTCGTCCGTGTGAACAATACGTCACAAGACATTCTTCAGGTGGCTCAGGCTCTTGGCTGTAAGCGTGCCTCAGAGAAAGCTGCACTGGTTGAACTCTTTGATGCCAAGTTTTCAGAAGCACTCAAGACTGTCGGAAAACATTTCGACTTCGTCGATCTTTACACCGAGCGTGATCAGTTCAAAGAAGAAATCCTGAAGCACATCGGGACTGATCTCAACGGATACATTCTCGACGACTGTGCCATTGATTTTCTGGAACAGACCCCCATCGAGCATCTCAGCGAGATGAACATCCTCGACGCGGAGGGAATCAAGAAGATCACCAACCTCACGGCTCAGGAACATATTCAATCGAATGAGATTCTGCGTGAGAAAGAAAAGACGATCAAGAAGCAGGACGTTGATGCTCAGGAAGCAATCCTGGAACTTGAAAAGCAACGCGTTGAAGCGGTCGAAAAGCAAAAACGTGAAATCGCTGAAATCTCTGCCCGTGAGCATGCAGAAGCTGCCAAAGTCCAGGAAGAACAACGGCTCCGAGCAGACTCAGCTCGCATTGCGACAGAAGAAGAATTGCAGGTCGCTGAAGAAAACAAACTTCGTCAAATTGTTGTCGCTCAGAAAAATAAAGAACGAACAGAAGCGGTTGAAATTGAACGGGTTGAGAAAGACCGTTTGCTCGAAGTGACCGAACGCGAACGAATCGTTGGCTTAGCGGAGATTGAAAAAGAGAAAGCCATCGAAATTGAGAAACGAAACATTCAAGATGTGATCCGCGAGCGAGTCGCTGTCGAACGCTCAGTGGTCGAAGAACAACAACGTATCTTTGACACAGAAGAATTCGCCACTGCAGATCGATCCAAGAAAGTTGCGATTACCAATGCCGAACGAGATGCCGAAGAAGCATTAGTCAAAGAGATCAAAGCAGCCGAGGCCCAAAAACAGGCAGCCGGGTTCGAAGCAGAGAAAGTGGTCATCGAAGCGGAAGCTTCCCGCTCTGCAGCTGAGAAAGAAACCGCAGCCAAGAAAATGCTCGCAGAAGCTCGCCAGGCGGAAGTTGCCGCTGAGGGATTGGCTGAAGCTCAAGTCATGAGCGTCCGTGCGGAAGCCATTGAGAAAGAAGGGTCCGCCGAAGCCAACGTTATCGAGAAGAAAATTGTTGCAGAAGCCAAAGGTCAAAAGGCCAAGGCGGAAGCACTCGAGAAAGAAGGTATGGCCGAAGCGACTGTCATCGAACAGAAGTACTACGCCGACGCAAAGGGCATCGAGCAGAAAGCCGAAGCGATGAAGCTCTTCGATGGAGTGGGACGCGAGCACGAAGAATTCAAACTTCGACTCAACAAAGACAAAGACATCGAAATCGCAGCCATCAACGCACAAACAGAGATCGCCCGCGAACAATCCGAGATTGTCGGAGCCGCACTCGGCAACGCCCGCATCGACATTGTCGGTGGCGAAACCGAGTTCTTCGACAAGATCGTCGGTTCTATTCAGGCCGGGAAAGCTGTTGACCGCTACGTGAACAATTCCGAGGTCGTCACTGACGTCAAGAATACTTTCTTCGTGGGAGATGCCGACGGTGACTTCAAAGAAAACCTGCTGAAATTCACCAGCCAGTTCGGAATTTCATTCGAAGACGTCAAAGACCTCAGCGTCTCCGCCGTCCTCGGCAAGATGCTTCTTGAATCTGACGACGAAAAAACAACATCGGGTTTAAAGAAGCTGCAGAAATACTTCAAAAACGCCGGTCTCATGGACAAGAAAGTCGCGACCTTAGGCTTGGGGGTTCTGGCAAGTGAAGAAGGGAATGCATAA
- a CDS encoding OB-fold-containig protein, whose product MIDIVETYFQWPVLPFSILLCLVCAYWLLVILGGIDMDAIDFDLDLDPDMDASVTDLGMLGLKWLNLGEVPVMLWMSIVALAAWVVTMVFDRDMVNPTFQQNAVAIGRSLGIGILAAKILTNPMRGKLRSKEPNTVQDMLGRTCSVITSEVTPKFGNGICHVEDGAPLRLNIRTIEGSIPKDAVVQIVDFSPDTGIYYVKETGDHLA is encoded by the coding sequence ATGATTGACATTGTTGAAACCTACTTCCAGTGGCCGGTTCTGCCTTTCAGCATCCTGCTCTGTCTCGTATGCGCGTACTGGCTGCTCGTCATACTGGGAGGGATCGACATGGACGCAATCGATTTCGATCTGGATCTCGATCCGGACATGGATGCCTCGGTCACTGACCTGGGAATGTTGGGGTTAAAATGGCTGAACCTTGGTGAAGTTCCGGTCATGTTGTGGATGTCAATCGTCGCACTCGCTGCATGGGTCGTAACGATGGTGTTCGATCGAGACATGGTCAATCCAACTTTTCAACAGAATGCTGTTGCGATTGGGAGGAGCCTGGGAATTGGAATACTCGCGGCGAAAATCCTGACGAATCCAATGCGGGGCAAGTTACGATCCAAGGAGCCAAACACAGTTCAGGACATGTTAGGGCGAACATGTTCGGTGATTACCAGTGAAGTGACGCCCAAGTTCGGAAATGGAATCTGTCATGTCGAGGATGGAGCCCCACTGCGGTTGAATATCCGAACAATTGAAGGCTCGATTCCAAAAGATGCGGTTGTCCAGATTGTGGATTTCTCACCTGATACCGGAATTTATTACGTCAAAGAGACAGGTGACCACCTGGCTTAA
- a CDS encoding TraR/DksA family transcriptional regulator, translating to MARKDALLKLHHRLTEQRDELRRKLTHQMESVGEQRGPGDLGDQSTIDADQELGSQLAALESRELSRIENALEAIRSGTYGKCEHCEKPIPITRLKALPHTSCCIQCQREYEMVGGSEKEVDNWESAWEHLARENDRELTVRDVKMDAR from the coding sequence ATGGCGAGAAAAGACGCACTTTTGAAATTGCATCATCGGTTAACGGAACAACGTGATGAGTTAAGACGCAAGCTGACTCACCAGATGGAATCGGTGGGCGAGCAACGTGGCCCGGGTGACTTGGGGGATCAATCGACGATTGATGCTGATCAGGAACTTGGTTCACAACTGGCAGCTCTCGAAAGTCGAGAACTGTCTCGTATTGAAAATGCACTCGAAGCAATTCGGTCGGGAACCTATGGGAAGTGTGAACATTGTGAAAAGCCGATTCCAATCACTCGACTGAAAGCCTTGCCTCACACCTCTTGCTGTATTCAATGTCAGCGAGAGTATGAAATGGTCGGGGGCTCCGAAAAGGAGGTCGACAACTGGGAATCAGCATGGGAGCATCTGGCTCGCGAGAATGATCGTGAATTAACAGTTCGAGATGTTAAGATGGATGCTCGGTAA
- a CDS encoding trypsin-like peptidase domain-containing protein: protein MRTSRRGLKSTIVIALCCLFGVYSLRTVDIRAAQRIGPSNSFGKTTTTANFAPGELSDILHQAGRQISKVAAKTSPAVVHIESEREDRNSVTEETGSGVLLTDPRVEGVFVVTNRHVVADAELRNINILLSDQRVINPIEKIEDAESDIAVLRVRDPGIAAAHWGDSDNLDIGHFVLAMGSPFGLNQSVTLGIISAKGRRSLDLPGSRVINQDFLQTDAAINPGNSGGPLIDLNGRVVGINTAIASQGGGNEGIGFSIPSNLVQFVAIQLLEHGKVRRGYLGVELDDKFDLDDAKRFSLDRLFGARVSVVLDKTPAAYAGLQRDDIIISFDGVDIQDENDLIHRVSMTPVNKQVRMIVVRNGRKMTLSVTLAERNVQRSSLPEVQQPVPGPTLYQNTGLSTHRLTPQLAKQIGFKQSQQGVIVMKVAESNQDADNLQLFDVIEAVGRTSVTTEEEFLEQLSQIENGPALLKVRRITDGKMTSRLVILELP, encoded by the coding sequence ATGCGGACTTCCCGAAGAGGCCTGAAATCGACAATTGTCATCGCGCTTTGCTGCCTCTTCGGAGTCTATTCGTTAAGAACGGTTGATATTCGTGCAGCTCAGCGGATTGGGCCATCGAATTCATTCGGAAAAACCACAACGACTGCCAACTTCGCACCTGGCGAGTTGTCAGATATTCTGCACCAGGCAGGACGCCAAATCTCGAAGGTCGCAGCGAAGACCAGTCCGGCGGTTGTCCATATTGAAAGCGAACGAGAAGATCGCAACTCCGTCACAGAGGAGACCGGCTCCGGTGTCTTGCTTACGGATCCACGCGTCGAAGGTGTGTTTGTTGTCACCAACCGTCATGTTGTCGCTGATGCGGAATTGCGGAACATTAATATCCTGCTGTCCGATCAGCGTGTGATCAATCCGATCGAAAAAATTGAAGATGCTGAAAGTGATATTGCAGTCTTAAGGGTTCGAGATCCGGGGATTGCGGCTGCTCATTGGGGGGACAGTGACAACCTTGATATTGGTCATTTCGTTCTGGCAATGGGAAGTCCGTTCGGTCTCAATCAGTCTGTGACATTGGGAATCATCAGCGCCAAGGGGAGACGCTCGCTGGATCTTCCGGGAAGCCGGGTGATCAATCAGGATTTCCTCCAGACCGACGCTGCCATCAACCCCGGCAATAGTGGTGGGCCGCTGATCGATTTGAATGGGCGCGTTGTCGGTATCAACACGGCAATCGCATCTCAGGGAGGAGGAAACGAGGGGATCGGCTTCAGCATTCCCAGTAACCTTGTGCAGTTTGTCGCCATTCAACTCTTAGAGCATGGCAAAGTCCGGCGTGGATATTTGGGAGTCGAACTCGATGATAAGTTTGACCTTGATGACGCGAAACGGTTTTCTCTGGATCGACTGTTCGGTGCCAGAGTGAGCGTTGTTCTTGATAAAACACCAGCTGCTTATGCAGGGCTGCAACGTGACGATATCATCATCAGCTTTGATGGTGTCGACATCCAGGACGAAAACGATTTGATACACCGCGTCAGCATGACTCCGGTGAATAAACAGGTCCGGATGATTGTTGTTCGCAACGGACGAAAGATGACACTCTCTGTCACACTGGCGGAACGAAATGTTCAGCGGAGTTCGCTCCCGGAAGTTCAACAACCTGTCCCGGGGCCAACACTCTATCAGAACACCGGCCTGTCAACGCACCGCCTGACTCCCCAACTTGCAAAGCAAATCGGATTCAAACAAAGCCAGCAAGGTGTGATTGTCATGAAGGTCGCTGAGTCAAATCAGGATGCGGACAACCTGCAACTCTTCGACGTGATTGAAGCGGTGGGCCGTACATCGGTTACGACCGAAGAAGAATTTCTCGAACAACTCAGTCAAATCGAGAACGGCCCTGCCCTCCTCAAAGTCCGTCGAATCACAGACGGCAAAATGACGTCTCGCCTAGTCATTTTGGAACTTCCGTAA
- a CDS encoding tetratricopeptide repeat protein produces the protein MKVWTDFTSCNEAVSLAWQAAERRDFSLANKQFQDLLQSDSSVYLMLEYAQFLFDCVSQKNATDFLLESADTFLGSLDFRNCCLIYNRLAAFYRESENAHLARQYQQLAISNNLKSVTEQDCFHIDQTTLFGRAHDHFLDGELNEAITLLFSLREGNDFIAAKANLLLAELYWQIDDVEAGLFVLEEAIGWATVNEDSVLSLAAYELKSKLSAQNEDDHSAKESLDAALRIARSSGRCRRQLKRLEQKQKRLNSQITLRAFQAEWN, from the coding sequence ATGAAAGTGTGGACGGATTTCACTTCATGTAATGAGGCTGTTTCTTTAGCGTGGCAAGCCGCTGAACGCCGCGATTTCTCTCTGGCCAACAAACAGTTTCAGGATCTCCTGCAGAGTGATTCTTCTGTTTATCTGATGCTCGAGTACGCTCAATTTCTTTTCGATTGCGTCTCGCAAAAAAATGCTACTGATTTTCTATTGGAGTCAGCTGACACGTTTCTTGGATCTTTGGACTTTAGAAATTGTTGTCTGATCTATAACCGTCTGGCAGCCTTTTACCGAGAGTCTGAAAACGCCCATCTTGCCAGGCAGTATCAGCAGTTGGCGATCTCGAACAACTTGAAATCCGTCACGGAGCAGGATTGCTTCCATATTGATCAGACCACTCTTTTCGGGCGTGCTCATGATCACTTTTTGGACGGCGAATTGAACGAGGCAATCACCCTGCTCTTCTCGCTCAGGGAAGGGAATGATTTCATCGCAGCAAAGGCCAATCTCCTTCTAGCTGAACTCTATTGGCAAATTGACGACGTCGAAGCAGGACTCTTTGTGCTCGAAGAAGCGATTGGCTGGGCAACCGTCAACGAAGACTCCGTTTTGTCGCTCGCAGCATACGAATTAAAAAGCAAGTTGTCCGCTCAAAACGAAGACGATCATTCGGCGAAGGAATCGCTCGATGCGGCACTTCGAATCGCTCGCAGTTCCGGACGCTGTCGTCGACAGTTGAAACGATTAGAACAGAAGCAAAAAAGACTCAACTCGCAAATTACGCTTCGCGCGTTCCAGGCTGAATGGAATTAA